A stretch of [Clostridium] scindens DNA encodes these proteins:
- a CDS encoding YoaK family protein: MEREQEITAIPIHETFRVAALLAVVGGFLDAYTYILRGGVFANAQTGNIVLLGVHMADKDYRQALYYVVPIIAFSLGVFITEVLKKYFSSRGFAMYEHWIIAIEVLLLLIIGFIPPSMPDGVVNVTISFVCSLQVNSFRKIKNLPYATTMCTGNLRSGTEKLFRCLINKEEGTGLEAAHYFGIIALFILGAVLGTVMSEMLGIKSIWFCCCLLAIVFTAMWRK, from the coding sequence ATGGAGCGAGAACAAGAGATTACAGCAATTCCGATTCATGAGACCTTTCGGGTCGCTGCCCTGCTGGCAGTGGTAGGAGGGTTTCTGGACGCATACACCTATATTCTGAGGGGAGGCGTATTTGCCAATGCCCAGACTGGAAACATCGTCCTTCTGGGCGTTCATATGGCGGACAAGGACTACAGGCAGGCGTTGTACTATGTGGTGCCGATCATAGCGTTTTCCTTAGGAGTGTTCATCACAGAGGTTCTCAAAAAATATTTCTCCAGCCGGGGATTCGCGATGTACGAGCACTGGATCATTGCGATCGAGGTGCTGCTGCTTTTGATCATTGGATTTATTCCGCCGTCTATGCCGGACGGCGTGGTAAATGTTACGATCTCTTTCGTGTGCTCCCTTCAAGTCAACAGTTTCAGAAAGATCAAAAACCTTCCTTATGCGACTACTATGTGTACCGGGAACCTGCGTTCAGGGACTGAGAAACTGTTTCGCTGCCTGATCAATAAAGAGGAAGGGACAGGACTTGAAGCCGCCCACTACTTTGGGATTATCGCGCTTTTTATCCTGGGTGCAGTGTTGGGCACGGTGATGTCAGAGATGCTTGGAATCAAAAGCATCTGGTTTTGCTGCTGCCTTCTGGCGATTGTATTTACCGCAATGTGGAGGAAGTGA
- the glf gene encoding UDP-galactopyranose mutase, with protein sequence MKYDYLVVGAGLFGAIFAYEANKAGRKVLVIDRRPHVGGNIFTEEVEGIQVHKYGAHIFHTSDKEVWNYIQQFAEFNRYTNCPVARYKDELYNLPFNMNTFSKMWGIKTPEEAKEIIDRQIKEAGIKEPANLEEQAISLVGRDIYEKLIKGYTEKQWGKWASELPSFIIRRLPVRFVYDNNYFNDQYQGIPIGGYTQIIEKMLEGVEVRLGVDFFEDREILESEADHIVFTGMIDAFYDYCYGELEYRSLRFETETLDMENYQGNAVVNYTEYEIPYTRIIEHKHFEYGCQGGYGNTGTPAIQKTVITREYPAAWEKGAQPYYPMNDEKNNALYERYRELAEKEEHVIFGGRLGMYRYYDMHQVIAEALKCVKENLYG encoded by the coding sequence ATGAAGTACGACTATTTGGTAGTAGGAGCGGGACTGTTTGGCGCAATATTTGCCTATGAAGCGAATAAGGCGGGCAGGAAAGTCCTGGTGATTGACCGCAGGCCTCATGTAGGAGGCAACATTTTTACGGAAGAAGTGGAAGGAATCCAAGTTCATAAGTATGGAGCGCACATCTTCCATACTTCGGACAAAGAGGTATGGAATTATATACAGCAATTTGCGGAATTCAACCGGTATACGAACTGTCCGGTTGCCAGATACAAGGATGAACTGTATAATCTGCCTTTTAATATGAATACATTCAGCAAGATGTGGGGGATCAAGACCCCGGAAGAGGCAAAGGAGATCATAGACCGCCAGATCAAAGAGGCAGGCATCAAGGAGCCCGCGAACCTGGAAGAACAGGCCATATCCCTGGTGGGACGGGATATCTATGAGAAATTGATCAAGGGATATACGGAGAAGCAGTGGGGAAAGTGGGCAAGCGAACTGCCAAGCTTCATTATCCGCCGCCTTCCGGTGAGGTTTGTGTATGACAATAACTATTTTAATGATCAATATCAGGGAATCCCCATCGGCGGCTATACGCAGATCATAGAAAAGATGCTGGAAGGCGTGGAGGTACGCCTGGGCGTGGATTTTTTTGAAGATAGGGAGATACTGGAAAGCGAGGCGGATCATATCGTGTTCACTGGCATGATTGACGCCTTCTACGATTATTGCTATGGGGAGCTGGAATACCGCAGCCTCCGGTTTGAGACGGAAACTCTGGATATGGAAAATTACCAGGGCAATGCCGTAGTAAACTATACAGAGTACGAGATTCCTTATACCAGGATCATCGAGCATAAGCATTTTGAATATGGATGCCAGGGAGGATATGGGAACACAGGGACGCCGGCCATCCAAAAGACCGTGATCACCAGGGAATACCCGGCTGCCTGGGAGAAGGGCGCCCAGCCATATTACCCTATGAATGACGAGAAAAACAATGCCCTGTATGAAAGATACAGGGAACTGGCAGAAAAGGAAGAGCATGTCATTTTCGGCGGGAGGCTTGGGATGTACCGGTACTATGATATGCACCAGGTGATTGCAGAAGCATTGAAGTGTGTAAAGGAGAATCTATACGGATAA
- a CDS encoding AAA family ATPase, giving the protein MKPIRLVMSAFGSYAEVTTIDFQGVQQGLFLITGDTGSGKTTIFDAITYALYDQTSGKARDGNMMRSQYASEDMDTYVEYTFSYQGKEYTIRRNPEYIRLGKRRYANGSPRYVKEPSKVELILPDGSAFQGKKRETDQKIEEIIGLDSVQFTQIAMIAQGDFLKLLHAESKERKKIFTKIFQTRLYYRVQEELKKSAGRLYYELEDNLREIRQEIERVEVEDLPLRVRWEEIKSLAVLPYEEVKAALEEILQEGRALEKERQNESDRLAKRLDQLKSRKLEAEARNELIQTYENMKEAWLELGKEKERYQESERRLAQARQAEKASSAEKALAQATMNLDRGRNTLRITEEKLEEAEILAEALKAVKSKKEQEFLDCKTECEAGIIRIQDALPRYEQIETLKEQQEALGKTLEKKQGILREAETKEDGLKHSREEARRAQELYEESKMNEETLRVKKEQCSHRLSQLKELKDSFDTLLLLEEECHRKRGRSEEDRKSYLSAAALYEAKYQAFLDEQAGILAQGLEAGEPCPVCGATSHPDLRPLKEGAPTQQEVEEARESRNLAEGKRDASAAAFQETAIRYGSGKNAFLRHYRELTEDEPDEGMLLSEAICYRILEAERQCQEAYYEASKEYERADKGAKLHEEAKTLERQIEEQLAVLKEQHSKLEAEQGELKMQYQQIQADLAAKCQGLPLPSKEQAKERLAELEDKLHLMKQAYERTKAEEKEAMEAVRRLEGQKKSSQEAVEELGREAGIRSEAWNQALKEQGFADEAAYQAAKMPEEETALLEQKIQEYRVKVNETAGMLKTIEAQLEGMEPADTDKILAEIQKTETDAQAVQNESMRFYSMNRKNQGVKEHLKQYLDKKGILRSQYEMLENLSRTANGNLSGTVKMDFETYVQRQYFRQIIHAANQRLARMTSNEFILQCREVGNLSSQGQAGLDLDVYHMASASVRDVKTLSGGESFLASLAMALGLADIVQSTAGAIRLDTMFVDEGFGSLDDTAREQAIRVLHDLAGTKRLVGIISHVNELKEQIDCKLQVTKTEKGSQAKWSDGVIH; this is encoded by the coding sequence ATGAAGCCGATCAGATTAGTGATGTCAGCCTTCGGCTCTTATGCAGAAGTGACGACGATAGATTTTCAGGGAGTGCAGCAAGGGCTGTTTCTGATAACCGGGGATACCGGATCTGGGAAGACGACCATATTTGATGCCATTACCTATGCGCTGTATGACCAGACCAGCGGCAAAGCGCGGGACGGGAATATGATGCGCAGCCAGTATGCCTCGGAAGATATGGATACTTATGTAGAATACACATTCTCTTATCAGGGAAAAGAATATACGATCCGCAGGAATCCGGAATATATCCGGCTGGGAAAAAGGCGCTATGCTAACGGCTCTCCCAGATATGTGAAGGAACCTTCCAAGGTTGAGCTGATCCTGCCGGACGGGAGCGCCTTTCAAGGCAAAAAGCGGGAGACGGACCAGAAGATCGAGGAGATCATCGGACTGGATTCGGTCCAATTTACCCAGATTGCCATGATCGCCCAGGGAGATTTCCTGAAACTTCTGCATGCCGAATCTAAAGAGCGCAAGAAAATATTTACGAAAATATTCCAGACCAGGCTCTATTACAGGGTGCAGGAGGAATTAAAGAAAAGCGCGGGCAGGCTCTACTATGAGCTGGAAGATAATCTGCGCGAGATCCGGCAGGAAATAGAGCGGGTGGAAGTAGAGGACCTTCCTTTAAGAGTACGATGGGAAGAGATAAAAAGCCTTGCCGTCCTGCCTTATGAAGAGGTAAAAGCGGCGCTGGAAGAAATCCTGCAAGAAGGACGGGCTCTGGAAAAGGAGAGACAGAACGAGTCTGACAGGCTGGCAAAAAGACTGGATCAGTTAAAGAGCAGGAAGCTGGAAGCGGAGGCACGCAATGAACTTATCCAAACCTATGAGAATATGAAAGAAGCCTGGCTGGAACTTGGAAAGGAGAAGGAGAGATACCAGGAATCGGAAAGAAGGCTTGCGCAGGCGAGACAGGCGGAAAAGGCATCTTCTGCGGAGAAGGCGCTTGCACAGGCAACGATGAATCTTGACAGGGGAAGGAATACCTTGCGTATAACGGAAGAAAAACTGGAGGAAGCAGAAATCCTGGCGGAAGCATTAAAAGCCGTAAAGAGTAAGAAGGAGCAGGAATTTCTGGATTGCAAGACAGAATGCGAAGCCGGGATTATCAGGATCCAGGATGCCCTGCCCCGGTACGAACAGATAGAAACCTTGAAAGAACAGCAAGAAGCGCTTGGAAAAACACTGGAGAAAAAGCAGGGGATCCTTCGAGAAGCAGAAACGAAGGAGGACGGATTGAAGCACTCCAGAGAGGAAGCACGAAGGGCACAGGAATTATATGAAGAAAGCAAGATGAATGAGGAGACCCTGCGGGTGAAAAAGGAGCAATGCTCCCACCGGCTTTCACAGTTGAAAGAACTGAAAGATTCCTTTGACACGCTTTTGTTGCTGGAGGAAGAATGTCACAGGAAACGCGGCAGGTCAGAGGAGGATCGGAAATCCTATCTGAGCGCGGCAGCACTCTATGAGGCGAAGTACCAGGCATTTCTGGATGAACAGGCGGGCATCCTTGCCCAGGGGCTTGAAGCAGGGGAGCCTTGTCCTGTATGCGGCGCCACAAGCCATCCCGACCTCCGGCCGTTAAAGGAAGGAGCGCCTACCCAGCAGGAGGTGGAAGAAGCCAGGGAAAGCAGGAATCTGGCAGAGGGAAAAAGGGATGCCTCTGCGGCTGCCTTCCAGGAGACGGCTATCCGGTACGGTTCTGGAAAGAACGCCTTTTTAAGACACTACCGGGAACTGACGGAGGATGAGCCGGATGAAGGAATGCTGCTTTCGGAGGCAATCTGCTACAGGATTCTGGAGGCAGAAAGGCAATGCCAGGAAGCGTATTATGAGGCCTCTAAGGAGTATGAGAGGGCAGACAAAGGGGCTAAGCTGCATGAAGAGGCAAAAACTCTGGAACGGCAGATAGAGGAACAGTTGGCCGTTCTGAAAGAACAGCACTCCAAGCTGGAGGCAGAACAAGGAGAACTTAAAATGCAGTATCAGCAGATCCAGGCGGATCTTGCTGCAAAGTGCCAGGGATTGCCGCTTCCATCAAAGGAGCAGGCCAAAGAGCGCCTGGCAGAACTGGAAGATAAACTTCATCTAATGAAGCAGGCCTATGAACGGACAAAGGCTGAGGAAAAGGAAGCCATGGAAGCCGTGCGGAGGCTGGAAGGCCAGAAAAAAAGCAGTCAGGAAGCAGTGGAAGAACTTGGCAGAGAGGCAGGAATAAGAAGCGAGGCATGGAACCAGGCGCTAAAGGAGCAGGGCTTTGCGGACGAGGCCGCATACCAGGCCGCAAAGATGCCGGAAGAAGAAACGGCGCTCCTGGAACAGAAAATTCAGGAATACCGCGTCAAGGTAAATGAGACCGCGGGCATGCTTAAGACGATAGAAGCACAGCTGGAAGGGATGGAGCCGGCGGATACAGATAAGATACTGGCAGAGATCCAGAAGACCGAGACGGATGCGCAGGCGGTACAGAACGAATCCATGCGCTTCTACAGCATGAATCGGAAGAACCAGGGCGTAAAGGAGCATCTGAAGCAGTATCTGGATAAGAAAGGGATCCTAAGGAGTCAGTATGAAATGCTGGAAAACTTAAGCAGGACGGCCAACGGCAATCTGAGCGGGACGGTAAAGATGGATTTTGAAACCTATGTCCAGAGGCAGTACTTCCGGCAGATCATCCATGCGGCCAATCAGAGGCTGGCGCGTATGACATCCAATGAATTTATCCTGCAATGCCGGGAAGTAGGCAATCTAAGCAGTCAGGGCCAGGCCGGACTTGACCTGGATGTGTACCATATGGCCAGCGCGTCCGTGAGGGATGTAAAGACCTTATCCGGCGGCGAGTCTTTTCTGGCATCCCTGGCAATGGCCCTGGGGCTTGCGGACATCGTGCAGAGCACAGCCGGCGCCATCCGCCTGGATACCATGTTCGTGGACGAAGGCTTCGGGTCTCTGGACGATACAGCCAGGGAACAGGCCATCCGGGTCCTTCATGATCTGGCCGGCACCAAGAGGCTGGTAGGCATCATTTCCCATGTCAATGAACTGAAGGAGCAGATTGACTGCAAGCTTCAGGTGACAAAGACGGAGAAGGGAAGCCAGGCCAAATGGTCCGATGGGGTTATCCATTGA
- a CDS encoding exonuclease SbcCD subunit D produces MRFFHLSDLHIGKQLHHYNLREDQEAILKEVVAYAKDLRPDAIIIAGDIYDKSVPSAEAVAVFDEFLTSLSEIAPAIALLIISGNHDSAQRLDYASCILKSHQIYLAGTAPRIEEEHIRKVTLNDEYGEVDFYLLPFLKPSYVRNVFPGEPPQTYGDAVAELIRREEIDYRGRRNVLVSHQFYTGNELPETCDSETFSVGGIDNVDIGAVKDFDYVALGHLHGVQSVGMPHIRYCGTLLKYSVSESGQEKALTLVTLSQKGSPPKVERLALHPLRDVKKKRGNLAEILEAANEEERDDYVSITLTDEVDPYKPKEQLEEVFDRILEVKADNARTRNKLREMDEELVLKDPLETFCDFYQEMQGRQLAQEELEIMKKMFDEAKGEER; encoded by the coding sequence ATGAGATTTTTTCATCTTTCAGACTTGCATATCGGCAAGCAGCTGCACCATTATAATTTAAGAGAGGATCAGGAGGCCATACTGAAGGAAGTGGTGGCGTATGCGAAAGACCTCCGTCCGGATGCCATCATCATTGCAGGAGACATCTATGACAAATCTGTGCCTTCAGCGGAAGCGGTCGCCGTCTTCGATGAATTTCTGACCTCTCTTTCTGAGATTGCCCCGGCTATTGCGTTGCTCATTATCAGTGGAAACCATGATTCGGCCCAGAGGCTTGACTATGCTTCCTGCATTCTGAAAAGCCACCAGATCTATCTTGCGGGGACGGCGCCAAGGATAGAGGAAGAACATATACGCAAGGTGACGCTAAATGATGAATATGGGGAGGTGGATTTTTATCTGCTGCCATTTTTGAAGCCTTCCTATGTAAGAAACGTATTTCCGGGAGAACCGCCTCAGACTTATGGGGATGCTGTCGCGGAACTGATCAGGCGGGAAGAGATTGACTACCGCGGCAGGCGCAATGTGCTGGTCTCCCATCAATTTTATACGGGAAATGAACTGCCAGAGACTTGCGATTCAGAGACATTTTCCGTAGGAGGAATCGACAATGTGGACATTGGGGCCGTTAAGGATTTTGATTATGTGGCTCTGGGACATCTGCACGGCGTTCAGAGCGTGGGGATGCCGCATATCCGCTATTGTGGCACGCTGCTGAAATATTCGGTCAGCGAGTCTGGACAGGAAAAGGCGCTTACGCTGGTAACCCTTTCCCAGAAGGGCTCGCCTCCCAAAGTGGAGCGGCTTGCGCTTCATCCCCTCCGGGATGTCAAAAAGAAGAGGGGGAACCTGGCGGAGATTCTTGAGGCGGCGAATGAAGAGGAGCGGGATGATTATGTCAGTATTACGCTGACTGACGAGGTGGATCCCTATAAGCCCAAAGAGCAGCTGGAAGAAGTATTTGACCGGATTCTGGAGGTAAAGGCAGACAATGCCAGGACCAGAAATAAACTGCGGGAGATGGACGAGGAACTGGTGCTTAAAGATCCCCTGGAGACATTCTGTGATTTTTATCAGGAGATGCAGGGCAGACAGCTTGCGCAGGAAGAATTGGAGATTATGAAGAAGATGTTTGACGAGGCGAAGGGAGAAGAGCGATGA
- a CDS encoding HPr family phosphocarrier protein — protein MGSFQYVIKDEVGMHARPAGMLVKLAKELSSAVTITKGDRTVEATKLLAIMSLGVKKGEEITVSADSEEDLEKLKKFFEENL, from the coding sequence ATGGGATCATTTCAGTATGTAATCAAGGACGAGGTAGGCATGCATGCAAGACCAGCGGGAATGCTGGTGAAGCTGGCGAAGGAATTGTCGAGCGCAGTGACGATTACAAAAGGAGATCGCACCGTGGAGGCAACCAAACTGCTGGCAATCATGAGCCTGGGAGTGAAAAAGGGAGAAGAGATCACCGTCTCTGCCGACAGTGAGGAAGATCTGGAGAAATTGAAGAAATTCTTTGAAGAGAACCTGTAA
- a CDS encoding glycoside hydrolase family 32 protein: MNVMKATLLKEIEELEAEGKEALKEDQWRMEYHVMPPVGWLNDPNGLCQYQGEYYAFFQYSPFHPEGGLKVWGEYISKDLVHWEYAGVPLVADSPYDCHGAYSGSAFTEDGMLELFYTGNIKYEGDYDYVNTGRESNTIYTASKDGRKFGEKECLMSLKDYPKGYTAHIRDPKVWKEKGRYYMVLGGRKANDQGAVILYASDDKKAWRFQEEITTREPFGYMWECPDLFEIEGEKILSVCPQGLRPEEFRFQNVYQSGYFLLEDGKECEQKEFQEWDMGFDFYAPQTFLDSRGRRILMAWAGLPDLEGHYHNPTVEMGWQHSLTFPRELSVQGKRVLQWPVQEIESIRRASVRIEAEQEIPIESCSFDWEIEGMQGEFSILVDAACRLTWKDGVASLAFEGDAGQGRGCRKARINQVRDIRILADHSILEIFLNKGECVFTTRFYPKERECKVKYQGKAEKSNLWILKK, translated from the coding sequence ATGAATGTAATGAAGGCAACATTGTTAAAAGAGATAGAAGAACTTGAAGCGGAAGGAAAAGAGGCGCTTAAAGAGGATCAGTGGCGGATGGAATATCACGTGATGCCTCCGGTCGGATGGTTGAACGACCCCAACGGGCTCTGCCAGTATCAGGGAGAATACTATGCATTCTTCCAGTATTCCCCCTTCCATCCCGAGGGAGGATTAAAGGTCTGGGGAGAATATATAAGCAAGGATCTGGTCCATTGGGAATATGCCGGCGTGCCCCTCGTCGCCGACAGCCCTTATGACTGCCATGGGGCATATTCCGGCAGCGCATTTACCGAAGACGGGATGCTGGAACTATTCTATACCGGAAACATCAAGTACGAGGGCGATTACGACTATGTGAATACTGGAAGGGAATCCAATACCATCTATACAGCAAGCAAGGATGGAAGGAAGTTTGGAGAGAAAGAATGCCTGATGTCCCTTAAGGATTATCCGAAAGGCTATACTGCCCATATCAGGGATCCAAAAGTATGGAAAGAAAAGGGCAGATACTATATGGTGCTGGGAGGAAGAAAGGCAAATGACCAGGGAGCCGTGATCCTGTATGCTTCCGATGATAAGAAGGCGTGGAGATTCCAGGAAGAGATTACGACCAGGGAGCCATTCGGATATATGTGGGAGTGTCCCGATCTGTTTGAAATAGAAGGGGAGAAGATACTGTCCGTGTGCCCTCAGGGGCTGCGCCCGGAAGAGTTCCGCTTTCAGAACGTCTACCAATCTGGATATTTTCTGCTGGAGGACGGGAAAGAATGTGAACAGAAGGAATTTCAAGAATGGGATATGGGATTTGACTTCTATGCTCCCCAGACATTCCTGGATAGCCGGGGAAGAAGGATTCTGATGGCTTGGGCAGGGCTGCCGGACTTAGAGGGCCATTACCATAATCCTACAGTAGAAATGGGATGGCAGCATTCGCTTACCTTCCCCAGGGAACTGTCGGTACAGGGCAAAAGGGTGCTTCAATGGCCGGTTCAGGAGATTGAGAGCATCAGAAGAGCGAGTGTCCGCATAGAAGCAGAACAGGAGATTCCGATAGAATCCTGCAGTTTCGACTGGGAGATAGAAGGAATGCAAGGGGAATTCAGCATCCTGGTTGACGCAGCGTGCAGGCTCACGTGGAAAGACGGGGTGGCCAGCCTTGCGTTCGAAGGGGATGCGGGGCAAGGCCGGGGTTGTAGAAAGGCTCGTATCAATCAGGTGAGAGACATCCGCATACTTGCAGATCATTCGATATTGGAAATATTCCTGAATAAAGGAGAATGCGTATTTACCACGCGCTTTTATCCGAAGGAGAGAGAATGCAAGGTCAAGTATCAGGGGAAGGCAGAAAAAAGTAACTTATGGATCTTAAAAAAATAA
- a CDS encoding PTS beta-glucoside transporter subunit IIBCA: protein MDYRSIAKQVLENIGGKENIISAAHCATRLRLVIGDNGRCCKEKLEEIEGVKGVFEASGQLQIIFGTGVVNKVYEEFVSAAGITAASKEEVKQAAASKQNIFKRLIKTLGDVFVPIIPAIVASGLLMGLLEGLCNVFPDMANSGSYTIIHLFSNAALVFLPILIAISAARVFGGNIFLGAVIGMIMIHTDLVNAWAVATADSVPTAQAWFGLYDIKLVGYQGHVIPVVIAVWFMCMLEKKLHKIVPEMIDLFVTPLVTVLATGYLTLTIFGPVFSWIENGVLSAVEYLITLPFGIGSCLAGAVYAPTVVAGVHHMYNALEAGLLSANGVNIWMPIATAANIAQGAAALALALKTKNQKLKALALPSSLSAFLGITEPAIFGVNLRFFKCFIAGCIGGACGALVAGVTGIGASAYGITGLFGYLITTDYTIQYTLVILVAAAVAFLLSWILFKEENIQAADTSVPAADASVQTASSSVKTEEGHTVYCPIKGEVIELKDVKDETFAGEVLGKGAAILPSEGKVYAPFAGKIETLFDTKHAIGITGGDGMEVLIHIGINTVELGGKFYEAHVKEGEEVRAGQLLITFDKEQIQDAGYDITTPVIVTNTFDYEEVSMLKTGTADVLDKIIAVR, encoded by the coding sequence ATGGATTACAGGAGCATTGCAAAGCAGGTGCTGGAAAACATCGGCGGCAAAGAGAATATCATATCAGCCGCCCACTGTGCCACAAGACTTCGCCTGGTGATCGGCGACAATGGAAGATGCTGCAAAGAGAAATTGGAAGAGATCGAAGGCGTGAAAGGTGTCTTTGAAGCATCCGGACAATTGCAGATCATCTTCGGCACCGGCGTGGTAAATAAAGTATATGAGGAATTCGTATCCGCGGCAGGAATTACGGCTGCATCTAAGGAAGAAGTCAAGCAGGCGGCGGCTTCCAAGCAGAATATTTTTAAACGGCTGATCAAGACGCTGGGAGACGTATTCGTGCCGATCATACCGGCGATCGTTGCCAGCGGCCTTCTGATGGGCCTGCTGGAAGGATTGTGCAATGTGTTCCCGGATATGGCGAATTCCGGCTCTTATACCATCATCCATCTGTTCAGCAACGCGGCACTCGTATTCCTGCCGATCTTGATCGCCATAAGCGCCGCCCGGGTATTCGGAGGCAACATATTTCTGGGCGCAGTCATCGGAATGATCATGATCCACACGGATCTGGTAAATGCGTGGGCAGTGGCGACCGCAGATTCTGTTCCTACGGCCCAGGCCTGGTTCGGACTTTATGATATCAAGCTGGTCGGCTACCAGGGACATGTAATCCCGGTGGTGATCGCAGTCTGGTTCATGTGCATGCTGGAAAAGAAACTGCACAAGATCGTGCCGGAGATGATCGATTTGTTTGTAACGCCGCTGGTTACGGTGCTGGCGACAGGATATCTGACACTGACCATATTTGGGCCGGTATTCTCCTGGATCGAGAATGGAGTGCTAAGCGCAGTGGAATACCTGATCACTCTGCCATTTGGCATCGGCTCCTGCCTGGCTGGGGCGGTATATGCGCCTACGGTCGTGGCTGGCGTCCACCATATGTATAATGCGCTGGAAGCCGGGCTATTAAGCGCAAATGGAGTCAACATCTGGATGCCCATTGCCACGGCGGCAAACATCGCCCAGGGAGCCGCGGCGCTTGCCCTGGCGTTAAAGACGAAGAACCAGAAGTTAAAAGCGCTGGCGCTGCCCTCCTCCCTGTCCGCGTTTCTGGGAATCACGGAACCTGCAATCTTTGGAGTGAACCTGCGGTTTTTCAAATGCTTTATCGCAGGATGCATCGGAGGCGCATGTGGCGCGCTGGTGGCAGGCGTTACCGGAATCGGGGCATCCGCCTATGGCATCACAGGCCTGTTCGGCTATCTGATCACGACGGACTATACCATCCAGTATACGCTGGTCATCCTGGTGGCTGCGGCTGTCGCTTTCCTTCTGTCCTGGATCCTGTTCAAAGAGGAGAACATCCAGGCCGCAGACACTTCTGTTCCGGCCGCAGACGCTTCTGTTCAGACTGCATCCAGTTCCGTGAAGACGGAAGAAGGTCATACGGTATACTGTCCTATAAAGGGAGAAGTAATAGAACTTAAAGATGTAAAGGATGAGACGTTCGCAGGAGAAGTCCTGGGCAAGGGCGCGGCAATCCTGCCTTCAGAAGGGAAGGTATATGCCCCATTTGCCGGAAAGATAGAGACCTTGTTCGACACGAAGCATGCGATCGGCATCACAGGCGGGGACGGAATGGAAGTCCTGATCCATATTGGGATCAATACGGTGGAATTAGGAGGAAAGTTCTATGAGGCTCATGTAAAAGAAGGAGAAGAAGTAAGAGCGGGGCAGCTTCTGATCACCTTTGATAAAGAACAGATCCAGGATGCGGGATATGACATCACCACGCCTGTAATCGTAACCAATACATTTGACTATGAAGAAGTGAGCATGTTAAAGACGGGAACAGCCGATGTCCTGGATAAGATCATCGCAGTGCGCTAA
- a CDS encoding LacI family DNA-binding transcriptional regulator, translating to MAVNINEIARLAGVSRATVSRYLNDGYVSDEKKAVIRKVIEETGYQPSSQAQMLRTKKTKLVGVIIPKINSDTVGRMVAGISDVLSRSGYQLLLANTDNNIEEELKYLNLFKDNQVDGILFIATMFTAKHRKLLKECKVPVVILGQRLEGYSCVYQDDYHAALKMTQALHENGDKIGYIGVTDKDEAAGLNRRRGYEAALRKAGKKALPEWMAEAKFSIESGYEQMRGLLSRSPDIDSVFCTTDNIAAGAMAYLKEAGKKVPEDIQIAGMGDTPVSRLVEPSLSTVHFFYKTSGMEAATMLVDLLESESTVCKELKMGYEIVLKNSTR from the coding sequence ATGGCAGTGAATATCAATGAGATTGCAAGACTGGCAGGAGTGTCTAGGGCGACGGTTTCCCGGTATCTGAATGACGGCTATGTCAGCGATGAGAAGAAGGCAGTGATCCGTAAGGTGATAGAGGAGACCGGCTATCAGCCTTCTTCCCAGGCGCAGATGCTTCGAACCAAGAAGACGAAGCTGGTGGGGGTCATTATCCCAAAGATTAATTCTGATACTGTGGGGCGCATGGTCGCGGGAATCAGCGACGTGCTGAGTAGAAGCGGGTACCAGCTTCTGCTGGCGAATACGGACAATAATATTGAAGAAGAACTCAAGTATCTGAACCTTTTTAAGGACAACCAGGTGGATGGCATCCTGTTTATTGCCACCATGTTTACCGCGAAGCACCGCAAACTTTTAAAGGAGTGCAAGGTTCCGGTGGTTATTCTTGGGCAGCGTTTGGAAGGGTATTCCTGCGTGTATCAGGATGATTACCACGCGGCGTTAAAGATGACGCAGGCATTGCATGAAAACGGGGATAAGATCGGCTATATCGGCGTAACCGATAAGGACGAAGCCGCCGGGCTTAACCGGAGAAGGGGGTATGAGGCGGCCCTTCGAAAAGCAGGAAAAAAAGCCTTGCCAGAATGGATGGCAGAAGCAAAATTCAGCATCGAGTCAGGCTATGAGCAGATGCGTGGCCTTCTATCCCGGTCGCCGGATATTGATTCTGTATTCTGCACGACAGACAATATCGCCGCCGGGGCAATGGCGTACCTGAAAGAGGCGGGGAAAAAAGTGCCGGAGGATATCCAGATCGCAGGAATGGGAGATACGCCGGTATCCCGTCTGGTAGAGCCATCCCTGTCAACGGTCCATTTCTTCTATAAGACCAGCGGGATGGAGGCAGCTACGATGCTGGTAGATCTGCTGGAGTCTGAGAGTACGGTGTGCAAGGAATTGAAGATGGGATATGAAATCGTTCTCAAGAATTCCACCCGGTAA